A genomic stretch from Aminobacter aminovorans includes:
- a CDS encoding ubiquinol-cytochrome C chaperone family protein, with the protein MFQRLFGRERQANRAITEALYTRIVAAARQEPFYSAWNVPDTPLGRFEMLSLHMFLFQHRLRGEPGAPADIAQRLIDEFFLDVDHSLRELGISDVGVPKRMKKLAKMFYGRTESYKNALEGDDHPALAAALLRNVRPEVKEWPEAVALAEYVFAANRALAEQPSEDICAGKLSYPAPLAA; encoded by the coding sequence ATGTTCCAGCGTCTGTTTGGCCGTGAACGCCAAGCCAATCGCGCCATCACCGAGGCGCTCTATACACGAATCGTGGCGGCCGCGCGGCAGGAACCATTTTATTCCGCATGGAATGTTCCCGACACGCCGCTTGGCCGTTTCGAGATGCTTTCGCTGCACATGTTCCTGTTCCAGCACCGTTTGCGCGGTGAGCCGGGGGCGCCTGCCGACATTGCCCAGCGTCTGATCGACGAGTTCTTCCTCGACGTCGACCATTCGCTGCGCGAACTCGGCATCAGCGACGTCGGCGTTCCCAAGCGCATGAAGAAGCTGGCCAAGATGTTCTACGGCCGCACCGAATCCTACAAGAACGCGCTCGAAGGCGACGATCATCCGGCACTTGCTGCGGCACTTTTGCGCAATGTCCGCCCCGAGGTGAAGGAGTGGCCGGAAGCCGTCGCACTCGCCGAATATGTCTTTGCGGCGAATCGCGCCCTTGCCGAGCAGCCGTCGGAAGACATATGTGCCGGCAAATTGTCATATCCGGCGCCGCTGGCAGCCTGA